The Capillibacterium thermochitinicola genomic sequence TCCTGGAGGAAAAACCGGTCAGCTTTAAAGTTCAGGTTGGCCCCTTCCAATTGCGGGAGGAAGCTCTTCAGGTCGCCAGCCTGTTACAGAGTGAAGGGTATCCGGTGTTTGTCAGTAGAGGCCAGCCGTGTTATGTTCAGGTTGGTGCATTTTCCAATCCGCAGAACGCGAACAATCTCCAGAACGAACTCTTGAGTAAAGGTTATGCCGCCTATATTAAAGAAGAATAGGAGTAAGGATAAGAATAATAAAAATAACCATGGATAGATAATGGCGGTCGGGGTCCGTTCGTTAAACCTTTTAAAACGGCAATTCTTTTGAGAGCAGGATTTAAAAAAGAATTGTCGTATTTTTTTGTATGCTCTTTTCCTGAAGACAGTGGTGAAATTGCCGTAAGGAGTTGGCTGGATGAAACTGATTAAGATCCAAAAACTACTAAACGCAACTGTTCTGACCGGGGAAGAACTGTTGAACCAGGTTGAGGTTAAAATGATCTGCGGTTCTGATCTGATCAGTGATGTTTTGTCTTTTACCAAAGAGCGATCCCTTCTCCTTACCGGCTTGACTAACCCCCAGATCATTCGTGCCGCTGAAATGATTGATCTCTGCGGCATTGTTTTTGTCCGTGGCAAAAAACCGGGTGATGAAGTTATAAAGATGGCCGGCGAACGTAATCTTCCA encodes the following:
- a CDS encoding DRTGG domain-containing protein; the protein is MKLIKIQKLLNATVLTGEELLNQVEVKMICGSDLISDVLSFTKERSLLLTGLTNPQIIRAAEMIDLCGIVFVRGKKPGDEVIKMAGERNLPLLLTRLPLYESCGILYNAGLQGCSGLSLATGGDKIDRAPRPLGDPSRR